A genomic window from Scyliorhinus torazame isolate Kashiwa2021f unplaced genomic scaffold, sScyTor2.1 scaffold_266, whole genome shotgun sequence includes:
- the LOC140406116 gene encoding uncharacterized protein isoform X1 has product MEGKSFRCEVCDKSFSRSSNLQVHRRIHTGEKPFWCEVCDKSFSHSSNLRVHHRIHVGDKPSKCDQCDKSFSDLSHLHEHQLFHTGERPFQCEICYRSFTHSSYLSTHQRIHTGEKPFPCKVCDKSFSNLMKLCRHQRIHTGGNPFTCELCEKSFSEPSLLHRHHRIHTREKPFKCKICDKSFRWTSNLRLHQQIHTGDKLFTCKVCEKSFSRSSILRSHQQIHTGKKLFTCEVCGKAFTLSSSFLRHQTVHTGEKPFKCDVCNKVFKLLAALMQHRRLHTGEKPFRCEVCDKSFSQSSKLHAHHRTHTGEKPFKCDLCDKSFSHSSNLRAHQRIHTGEKPFKCDLCDKSFSQSSNLCEHQRFHTGEKPFQCEICYKAFTRSSYLIKHQRIHTGEKLFTCEVCDKSFSESWTLRVHHRAHTGEKPFKCEVCDKSFSNSSNLRAHQRIHTGEKLFQCEICDKAFTHSSDLLKHQRIHTGEKPFTCKVCGKSFSQSWYVRIHQRIHTGDKPFKCEVCNKDFINSSNLLVHQRIHRGIFGEDLQ; this is encoded by the coding sequence ATGGAAGGAAAATCATTCAGGTGTGAGGTGTGCGACAAATCATTCTCACGATCATCAAATTTGCAGgtccatcgacgcattcacactggggagaaaccgttttggtgtgaggtgtgtgacaaatcattctctcaTTCATCAAACCTTCGTGTACATCATCGCATTCATGTCGGGGATAAGCCTTCCAAGTGCGAccagtgtgacaaatcattctcggaCTTATCGCACCTCCATGAACACCAACTTTTTCACACAGGAGAGAGACCGTTCCAGTGTGAGATTTGTTACAGGTCTTTCACCCACTCCTCCTATCTCAGCACGCACCAGAGAatccacactggagagaaaccattcccTTGCAAGGTATGTGACAAATCATTTTCGAACCTAATGAAACTATGcagacaccaacgcattcacactggaggGAACCCATTCACATGTGAGCTGTGTGAGAAATCATTCTCGGAACCATCGTTACTCCATCGACATCATCGTATTCACACCAGGGAGAAACCATTCAAGTGCAAGATCTGTGACAAATCATTCCGATGGACATCAAACCTTCGtttacaccaacaaattcacacagGTGATAAGCTGTTCACATGTAAGGTATGTGAGAAATCATTCTCTCGATCATCAATCCTCCGTTCACACCAACAGATTCATACAGGCAAGAAATTGTTTACGTGTGAGGTGTGTGGTAAAGCCTTCACATTATCATCGAGCTTCCTACGGCATCAgacagttcacacaggggagaaacctttCAAGTGTGATGTGTGCAACAAAGTGTTCAAACTGTTAGCAGCACTCATGCAACACCGACgccttcacactggagagaagccgttcaggtgtgaggtgtgtgacaaatcattctcacagtcATCGAAGCTTCATGCGCATCATCGCACTCACACAGGGGAAAAACCATTCAAGTGTGacctgtgtgacaaatcattctcacacTCTTCCAACCTTCGcgcacaccagcgcattcacacaggggagaaaccatttaaGTGTGacttgtgtgacaaatcattctcgcagTCATCTAACCTCTGCGAACATCAACGTTTTCACACAGGAGAAAAACCATTCCAGTGTGAGATTTGTTACAAGGCTTTTACCCGCTCCTCCTATCTCATCAAACACCAGAGgatccacactggggagaaactattcacgtgtgaggtgtgtgacaaatcattctcggaGTCATGGACACTCCGTGTACATCACCGTgctcacaccggggagaaaccattcaagtgtgaggtgtgtgacaaatcattctcaaacTCATCGAACCTCCGCGCACACCAAcgtattcacacaggagagaaactaTTCCAGTGTGAGATTTGTGACAAGGCTTTTACCCACTCCTCTGATCTTCTTAAGCACCAGAGGatccacactggagagaaaccattcacatgcaaGGTATGTGGCAAATCGTTCTCACAGTCGTGGTATGTCCGGatacatcaacgtattcacacaggggacaaacctttcaagtgtgaggtgtgcaacaaAGACTTCATTAACTCATCAAATCTTCTGGTCCATCAGAGGATCCACAGAGGGATATTTGGGGAAGATTTACAATGA
- the LOC140406117 gene encoding uncharacterized protein, with amino-acid sequence MEEKQLKCEVCNKAFVDTIKLLRHQKIHMAEKRFMCKVCDKSFSQSSHLLEHQRIHTGEKPFTCKVCNKSFSRLSNLCTHQRIHQGERPFTCEVCNKTFSWSSALRVHQRVHTGERPFTCEVCDKSFLQSSHLLNHQRIHIREKRFTGKVSDKSQSLDICVHRRIDTRVKPFKCEVCGKPFLESSNLRTHQRIHTGEKPFTCEVCNKSFSQSSNLRVHQQIHTGEKPFKCEVCDKSFSHLSKLLFHQTIHTGKKLFKCDVCGKSFSRSRNLCVHKRIHTGERPFKCKTCGKAFTQSPSLHNHQRIHTGEKPFTCEVCDKSFSRSTELHVHQSIHTGERPFKCGVCDKAFRQLAKLLVHQRIHTGEKPFTCEVCDKSFSQSSSLRSHQRIHTGEKPFTCEVCDKAFAMSSALLIHQRIHTGEKPFRCEVCNKAFTRSSILLRHRMIHTENH; translated from the coding sequence ATGGAAGAGAAACAATTGAAATGTGAGGTGTGCAATAAAGCTTTTGTGGACACTATTAAACTCCTGAGACACCAGAAGATTCACATGGCAGAGAAGCGATTTATGTgcaaggtgtgtgacaaatcattctctcaGTCATCGCATCTACTGGAGCATCAGAGGATTCACACTGGTgagaaaccattcacatgcaaGGTATGCAACAAATCTTTCTCAAGGTTATCGAACCTCTGCACACACCAACGCATTCACcaaggggagagaccattcacatgcGAAGTATGCAACAAGACATTCTCATGGTCCTCGGCCCTCCGGGTacaccaacgtgttcacacaggggagagaccattcacatgtgaggtgtgtgacaaatcatttttGCAGTCATCACACCTCTTGAATCACCAACGCATTCACATCAGGGAGAAACGATTCACAGGCAAGGTGAGTGACAAATCGCAGTCACTGGACATTTGTGTGCACCGACGCATTGACACCAGGGTGAAACCATTCAAATGTGAAGTGTGCGGCAAACCTTTCTTAGAATCATCGAACCTCCGcacacaccaacgcattcacacaggagagaaaccattcacgtgtgaGGTGTGCAATAAATCATTCTCGCAGTCTTCGAACCTCCGTGTCCACCAAcagattcacacaggggagaaaccattcaaatgtgaggtgtgtgacaaatcattctcacatTTATCGAAGCTGCTGTTCCATCAGACAATCCACACCGGGAAGAAACTGTTCAAATGTGATGTGTGCGGCAAATCGTTCTCACGGTCTCGCAACCTCTGTGTGCacaaacgcattcacactggggagcgaccgTTCAAGTGTAAGACATGTGGAAAGGCTTTCACGCAGTCACCGAGCCTCCACaaccaccaacgcattcacacaggggagaaaccattcacatgtgaggtatgtgacaaatcattctcacggTCAACAGAGCTGCATGTCCACCAAagcattcacaccggggagagaccgttcaaaTGTGGGGTGTGTGACAAAGCCTTCAGGCAGTTAGCGAAACTCCTGGTTCATCAAAGGATCCACacgggggagaaaccattcacgtgtgaggtgtgtgacaaatcattctcgcagTCATCAAGCCTCCGCagccaccaacgcattcacactggagagaaaccgtttACGTGTGAGGTTTGTGATAAAGCTTTTGCCATGTCTTCAGCCCTACTGatacaccagaggattcacacGGGGGAGAAACCCTTTCGGTGTGAGGTTTGTAACAAGGCGTTCACTCGCTCTTCTATTCTCCTGAGGCACCGGATGATTCACACAGAGAACCATTGA